From Chloracidobacterium sp. N, the proteins below share one genomic window:
- a CDS encoding Dam family site-specific DNA-(adenine-N6)-methyltransferase — protein sequence MIMTRARPFIKWVGGKSQLLEQFENFYPDELRKGIIKNYVEPFLGGGALFFALSQRYKIESAYLSDLNKDLILTYQVIQQRPNDLLDFLEQYQKDYDQTEPEKRKDLFLTVRRHFNLQHFEINYKKLSDNWIPRAAQLIFLNKTCFNGLFRLNSRGEFNVPYGKYKTAVIFDEPNILAVSKVLQRAEIQQADYTSCFDKVNENTFVYLDPPYRPISQTASFTTYTDAGFDDKEQLQLAQFFRKLDRETGAKLMLSNSDPKNENPKDDFFEKAYSGYNIFRVSASRAVNCNGERRGKINELLVINYQCEQQTLEVNFQHVRNP from the coding sequence ATGATTATGACAAGAGCCAGACCCTTCATAAAATGGGTAGGTGGTAAAAGCCAACTGCTGGAGCAATTTGAAAATTTCTACCCTGATGAACTTAGAAAAGGCATCATTAAAAATTATGTTGAGCCTTTTTTGGGCGGAGGCGCATTGTTTTTCGCTCTTTCACAACGGTATAAAATTGAAAGTGCCTATCTGTCGGACTTGAACAAAGACCTGATTTTGACCTATCAGGTTATCCAACAACGCCCTAACGATTTACTTGACTTTTTGGAGCAGTATCAAAAGGATTACGACCAAACAGAACCAGAGAAACGCAAAGATTTATTTTTGACAGTACGCCGGCATTTCAACCTGCAGCATTTTGAAATAAACTACAAAAAACTGTCAGACAACTGGATTCCACGGGCTGCACAACTTATCTTCTTGAACAAAACATGTTTTAATGGGCTCTTCCGCCTTAACTCGAGAGGTGAGTTTAACGTGCCTTATGGAAAATATAAAACAGCAGTGATTTTTGACGAACCCAATATTTTAGCTGTCTCAAAAGTCCTGCAACGTGCTGAGATTCAGCAAGCTGATTATACAAGTTGCTTTGACAAAGTAAACGAAAATACATTTGTCTATCTTGACCCACCTTACAGACCCATCAGTCAAACAGCAAGTTTTACAACTTACACAGACGCAGGATTTGATGATAAAGAACAACTGCAGTTAGCCCAATTTTTCCGAAAATTGGATAGGGAAACGGGAGCAAAACTAATGCTTTCTAATTCCGACCCTAAGAACGAGAATCCCAAAGACGATTTTTTTGAAAAGGCTTATTCCGGTTATAACATTTTCAGGGTTTCGGCAAGCAGGGCGGTAAATTGCAACGGCGAAAGACGTGGCAAAATTAACGAACTCTTAGTCATCAACTATCAATGTGAACAACAAACCCTGGAAGTCAATTTTCAACACGTGCGAAACCCGTGA
- a CDS encoding 3',5'-cyclic-nucleotide phosphodiesterase, whose translation MADAKEECDMRVRVLPSLTDPRSQLLITFVVNDCVAIDAGALAFHLTGEALLSVQDIVLTHVHLDHIASLPFIFSEMFASIRTPVRIHATAADIERLRRHIFNDVIWPDFTRLRNAHGELLTFVPFTWREPFRVAGLRLTAIPVTHTVETAGLIIEDGQGRCVAFTSDTGVTDEFWEALNALPRLDAVFVDVAFDNANEVVAKASCHLSPRLLVGELAKLRRPSQVLAVNLKPFCREQVQDEVRALALPNVRVAELDMDYTW comes from the coding sequence GTGGCGGATGCCAAGGAGGAATGTGACATGCGTGTGCGGGTGTTGCCGAGCCTGACGGACCCACGGAGTCAGTTGCTGATTACGTTCGTCGTCAACGACTGCGTGGCAATTGATGCCGGGGCCCTGGCTTTCCATCTGACGGGGGAAGCCCTGTTGTCGGTGCAGGACATCGTGTTGACGCATGTCCATCTGGACCACATTGCTTCCCTGCCGTTCATTTTCTCGGAGATGTTTGCCAGCATTCGGACACCGGTGCGCATTCACGCCACGGCAGCCGACATCGAGCGGTTGCGCCGCCACATCTTCAACGATGTCATCTGGCCGGACTTCACCCGCCTGCGGAATGCGCATGGCGAGTTGCTGACCTTCGTGCCGTTCACCTGGCGGGAGCCGTTCAGGGTGGCCGGGTTGCGGCTGACGGCGATTCCGGTGACACACACGGTGGAAACGGCTGGTCTCATCATTGAGGATGGGCAGGGGCGGTGTGTTGCGTTTACCTCCGACACCGGCGTGACGGATGAATTCTGGGAAGCTCTCAATGCCCTGCCGCGGCTGGACGCTGTTTTTGTGGATGTTGCCTTTGACAACGCCAATGAGGTCGTGGCGAAGGCTTCATGTCATCTCTCGCCCCGCCTGCTGGTTGGCGAGTTGGCGAAGTTGCGGCGTCCCTCGCAGGTGCTGGCTGTGAATCTGAAACCTTTCTGCCGTGAGCAGGTACAGGATGAAGTCCGGGCGCTCGCGCTCCCCAACGTACGGGTGGCGGAACTCGACATGGACTATACCTGGTAG
- the trfA gene encoding plasmid replication initiator TrfA, protein MAEKRGRRKKRETDTPEGTPTAAGAASAAAATAVEGDDAEKPEVIRIAQDEFNLAVFPIAVLDKRAQKSKNYLTFTEHITSNGREIQRVWTVMPHPIEGLPSTTDEDVYVALMELSYEQGAQKKVYFSRYDLIRRLGWPMNAKHYERLESSLRKLAAVRIEAKNAYVDRHTGRLVDVGMSIIQEFKIFDEGAGKRTGAKSYVMWSDRVAQSLSEKLFKKLDADFYFNLTSPIAKRLFRYLDKKFGSSDYFVINVRKLAFEHVGMSREMTYVSQIMQRLEPALNELVAKQFLVEWTLTEETIHFRKNLDFGARIQQMALPIYDVMDAMCDDDLSPEERAVRDVALHLEGQLTARGMIGSVAKKLVESFELQGKLETIEQALATFDRQYRQRDLANPGGLLYTLIVNGQEALPKLPPKRRRSSAKMPRARAEKPAEASESTGEGMDSHEAVPLFSTPSQERMQELELGYLEHLERTGEALLSQLRKSELRELVAREREELLASDRRKIYARWEPDVLDEHLRRLVGRKLAEAQVESFAAWCAARGVELNELMHPPTTPD, encoded by the coding sequence ATGGCAGAGAAACGCGGCCGCCGGAAGAAACGTGAGACGGACACACCGGAGGGAACCCCCACCGCCGCCGGAGCAGCCTCCGCTGCGGCAGCCACCGCAGTCGAAGGGGATGACGCCGAAAAGCCCGAGGTCATCCGTATCGCCCAGGATGAGTTCAACCTGGCGGTCTTCCCGATTGCCGTCCTCGACAAGCGCGCCCAGAAAAGCAAGAACTACCTGACCTTCACCGAGCACATCACCTCGAACGGCCGTGAAATCCAGCGGGTGTGGACCGTCATGCCCCACCCCATCGAGGGCCTGCCCAGCACGACGGACGAAGATGTGTACGTGGCCCTGATGGAGCTTTCGTATGAACAGGGCGCGCAGAAGAAAGTGTACTTCAGCCGCTACGACCTCATCCGCCGGCTGGGGTGGCCGATGAACGCCAAGCACTACGAACGGCTCGAAAGTTCCCTGCGGAAACTCGCCGCCGTGCGCATCGAAGCCAAGAATGCCTACGTGGACCGCCACACGGGACGCCTGGTGGATGTCGGGATGAGCATCATCCAGGAGTTCAAGATTTTTGATGAGGGGGCAGGCAAGCGCACCGGTGCCAAAAGCTACGTGATGTGGAGCGACCGCGTGGCCCAGAGCCTGAGCGAAAAGCTCTTCAAAAAGCTGGATGCGGATTTTTACTTCAACCTGACCTCGCCCATCGCCAAGCGGCTGTTCCGTTACCTCGACAAGAAGTTCGGCAGCTCCGATTACTTCGTCATCAACGTGCGCAAGCTGGCCTTTGAACACGTCGGCATGTCCCGCGAGATGACCTACGTCTCACAGATTATGCAGCGCCTCGAACCCGCCCTGAACGAGCTGGTGGCCAAGCAGTTCCTCGTTGAATGGACGCTGACGGAGGAAACCATCCACTTCCGCAAGAACCTCGACTTCGGAGCGCGCATCCAGCAGATGGCCCTGCCCATCTACGACGTGATGGATGCCATGTGCGACGATGACCTGTCGCCCGAAGAACGCGCCGTCCGCGACGTGGCGCTCCATCTGGAAGGGCAGCTCACGGCGCGCGGCATGATCGGGTCGGTCGCCAAGAAGCTCGTGGAAAGCTTCGAGCTGCAGGGCAAGCTGGAAACCATCGAGCAGGCCCTCGCCACGTTTGACCGGCAATACCGCCAGCGCGACCTCGCCAATCCGGGCGGACTGCTCTACACCCTGATCGTCAACGGCCAGGAAGCCCTGCCCAAGCTGCCTCCCAAACGACGACGGTCATCTGCCAAAATGCCCCGTGCTCGCGCTGAGAAGCCCGCTGAGGCGTCGGAAAGCACCGGGGAGGGTATGGATAGCCATGAGGCGGTTCCGCTCTTTTCTACGCCTTCCCAGGAGCGGATGCAGGAACTCGAACTCGGCTACCTCGAACACCTCGAACGGACGGGCGAGGCCCTGCTGTCCCAGCTCAGGAAATCCGAACTCAGGGAACTGGTGGCGCGTGAGCGGGAGGAACTGCTGGCTTCGGACCGGCGGAAAATCTACGCCCGGTGGGAACCGGATGTGCTGGATGAACACCTGCGCCGGCTGGTCGGGCGCAAGCTGGCCGAGGCCCAGGTCGAATCCTTTGCCGCCTGGTGCGCCGCGCGCGGCGTGGAACTCAACGAACTGATGCACCCCCCGACGACACCGGACTGA
- a CDS encoding cytochrome c3 family protein, with the protein MKRWFIAVYLFSAVWLLAAPTAARLTNAVLDENASTKMPGKLVFDNTESDPPFSKYAGYKDDKGKAPFDHQQHVDYQGSTCVVCHHTNSKTLTAKGDVASEPVMKCTVCHTDQDKAPSPVEGTNEDHKFKGVPAVEADAAYHGVDNSKNAASEAGCITCHKRLEKEFPKAGKVVSCSSCHTGQDS; encoded by the coding sequence ATGAAACGATGGTTCATCGCAGTCTATCTCTTTAGCGCCGTCTGGCTGCTTGCCGCGCCGACGGCCGCGCGCCTCACGAACGCGGTTCTGGATGAAAACGCCAGCACGAAAATGCCGGGCAAGCTGGTGTTTGACAACACCGAAAGCGACCCGCCCTTCTCGAAGTACGCCGGGTACAAGGACGACAAAGGCAAGGCCCCCTTCGACCACCAGCAGCATGTGGACTACCAAGGTTCGACCTGTGTTGTGTGCCACCACACCAACTCCAAGACCCTCACGGCCAAAGGTGATGTCGCCAGCGAGCCGGTCATGAAGTGCACCGTCTGCCACACTGACCAGGACAAGGCACCGTCGCCGGTCGAGGGGACGAACGAGGACCACAAGTTCAAGGGTGTTCCGGCCGTCGAAGCAGATGCGGCTTACCACGGCGTGGACAACTCCAAGAATGCCGCCAGTGAGGCCGGGTGCATCACCTGCCACAAGCGGCTGGAGAAGGAATTTCCCAAAGCCGGCAAGGTGGTCTCGTGCAGCAGTTGCCACACCGGCCAGGATTCCTGA
- a CDS encoding response regulator — protein MSAKVLIAEDDPASRKLLQVWLSQDGYEVTSVDNGKAALEAARRVLPDVVLSDVMMPEMDGFALCRELRADPCLGEIPIVLVTALSDKASRLQGIEAGADDFLTKPYDQAELRARVRSIVRLNRYRLLLQEREQRAAERARAAARLKELAELLDQTQDAVVQIDRQGHVTFWSAGAARMFGWLSEEAQGQPAANLLFPQSGQLPLDALTSVVQEGHWTGELTTHRRDGREIILMTRWSAVTRSEDGARSTLLIATDITEQRQAERRYLRAQRMETIGMLASGVAHDLNNMLTPIGIGLEILRQEIQNPALTEVLNMMNSSVERGAALVKQVLSLAREGSGAASLVQPKHILREVASIARETFPKNITVRTDYPAALRTIAGDPTELTQVLLNLCVNARDAMPQGGTLTLAARDLPAEEATRLHPHQTTSGESEYYVLLEVTDTGTGIPPELRERIFEPFFTTKPQGKGTGLGLATVVSIVNKRGGFIALDSEVGRGTTFRLYFPATEASEAPSASPEQGISGHGELILVADAEASTLDLLRTVLEANGYTVITARDDTELAAGLAQRPAAAIIDAALPTVVQSSPVFASLSTDLPLIGVCGEDAETCRHRVEHLPVRVWLSKPFTASQVLQALREVLKA, from the coding sequence ATGTCTGCCAAAGTTCTGATTGCCGAAGACGATCCGGCCTCGCGCAAGCTTCTGCAGGTCTGGCTTTCCCAGGACGGTTACGAGGTGACGAGCGTGGACAACGGGAAAGCCGCCCTGGAAGCCGCGCGGCGCGTTCTGCCCGACGTTGTGCTGTCGGATGTGATGATGCCGGAAATGGATGGCTTTGCCCTGTGCCGGGAGCTGCGGGCCGACCCATGTCTGGGCGAAATCCCGATCGTGCTGGTGACGGCCCTGAGCGACAAGGCCTCGCGCCTCCAGGGGATCGAAGCCGGAGCGGATGACTTTCTGACCAAACCCTACGACCAGGCCGAGTTGCGGGCGCGCGTCCGCAGCATCGTCCGGCTCAACCGCTACCGCCTGCTCCTCCAGGAACGGGAACAGCGGGCGGCGGAACGTGCCCGCGCCGCGGCCCGTCTCAAGGAACTGGCCGAGTTGCTCGATCAGACCCAGGATGCCGTTGTGCAGATTGACCGGCAGGGCCACGTCACCTTCTGGAGTGCTGGCGCGGCGCGGATGTTCGGGTGGCTTTCAGAGGAAGCCCAGGGTCAGCCTGCCGCCAACCTGTTGTTTCCCCAGAGCGGCCAACTCCCCCTGGACGCTCTCACATCCGTTGTTCAGGAAGGGCACTGGACCGGAGAACTGACAACCCACCGGCGCGACGGCCGCGAAATCATCCTGATGACCCGCTGGTCCGCCGTGACCCGCTCGGAAGATGGCGCACGTTCCACACTCCTGATTGCAACCGACATCACCGAACAGCGGCAGGCCGAACGACGGTATCTCCGCGCCCAGCGGATGGAGACCATCGGCATGCTGGCCAGCGGCGTGGCGCACGACCTGAACAACATGCTCACGCCGATTGGCATCGGCCTCGAAATTCTCCGGCAGGAAATTCAAAACCCGGCGCTGACCGAAGTGCTCAACATGATGAACAGCAGCGTCGAGCGCGGCGCGGCGCTCGTCAAACAGGTGCTTTCGCTGGCACGGGAAGGCAGCGGCGCGGCAAGTCTGGTCCAACCCAAGCACATTCTGCGCGAAGTGGCCTCCATTGCCCGTGAGACGTTTCCCAAAAACATCACGGTGCGTACGGACTACCCGGCTGCACTGCGGACGATTGCCGGCGACCCGACGGAACTCACCCAGGTGCTGCTCAACCTGTGCGTCAATGCCCGCGACGCCATGCCCCAGGGGGGCACCCTGACCCTGGCTGCCCGCGACCTGCCGGCCGAAGAGGCCACCCGGTTGCACCCCCATCAGACCACGAGCGGAGAGAGTGAGTATTATGTCCTGCTGGAAGTGACAGATACCGGCACAGGGATTCCGCCGGAACTGCGGGAGCGCATCTTCGAGCCGTTTTTCACCACCAAGCCGCAGGGCAAGGGCACGGGTCTGGGACTGGCTACAGTTGTCTCGATTGTCAACAAGCGCGGCGGCTTCATTGCCCTGGACAGTGAAGTTGGGCGCGGCACGACCTTCCGGCTCTACTTCCCGGCCACCGAAGCCTCGGAAGCCCCTTCGGCATCACCGGAGCAAGGTATTTCCGGGCATGGTGAACTGATTCTCGTGGCGGATGCCGAAGCTTCCACCCTCGACCTGCTGCGTACGGTTCTGGAAGCCAACGGCTACACGGTCATCACGGCGCGCGACGACACCGAACTGGCCGCCGGTTTGGCCCAGCGCCCGGCAGCAGCCATTATTGACGCGGCCCTGCCAACCGTTGTGCAGAGCAGCCCGGTATTCGCGTCGCTGTCAACGGATTTGCCGCTCATTGGGGTTTGTGGCGAAGATGCCGAAACCTGCCGCCACCGGGTGGAGCACCTGCCGGTTCGGGTCTGGCTCAGCAAGCCGTTTACAGCCTCGCAGGTGCTCCAGGCGCTGCGTGAAGTCCTGAAGGCGTAG
- a CDS encoding ferritin-like domain-containing protein produces MSSNDAEIHGSLRALALPRRAVLHMGFVAGISAGLGHLAEAAQRSPRNADVALLNAALALEHQAIAAYDAGVGTGLLKGETLELARHFQSQHRAHRDLLVGEIRKLGGTPAVALASYTFKGKDDAPIEFRTAEDVLVFALGLEGGAASAYLGLLPQLTSRAMLSTIAGIACDESQHAAAIRLLLRQQPAPDAVVR; encoded by the coding sequence ATGAGCAGCAATGATGCGGAAATCCACGGCAGCCTGCGCGCCTTGGCGCTTCCCCGGCGGGCCGTCCTGCACATGGGCTTTGTGGCCGGCATCAGCGCCGGTCTGGGCCATCTGGCTGAAGCAGCGCAGCGAAGTCCGCGCAACGCCGATGTGGCCCTTCTCAACGCGGCGCTGGCACTGGAACACCAGGCGATTGCCGCCTATGACGCAGGTGTAGGAACGGGACTTCTCAAGGGCGAAACCCTCGAACTGGCCCGGCACTTCCAGAGCCAGCACCGGGCGCACCGTGATCTCCTGGTCGGGGAAATTCGCAAGCTGGGCGGGACGCCGGCCGTGGCCCTGGCCAGCTACACGTTCAAGGGCAAGGACGATGCCCCCATTGAGTTCAGGACGGCCGAGGATGTTCTGGTCTTTGCCCTGGGTCTGGAAGGCGGCGCGGCCAGCGCCTACCTGGGTCTTTTACCTCAGTTGACTTCCAGGGCGATGCTCTCCACCATTGCCGGTATTGCGTGTGATGAGTCCCAGCATGCAGCAGCGATTCGGCTCCTTCTGCGGCAGCAGCCGGCGCCGGATGCCGTCGTGAGATAG
- a CDS encoding adenylate/guanylate cyclase domain-containing protein, whose protein sequence is MEFPKLVVTGPTANERVDECRKFPLVIGRATTSDVIVADERASRSHARIEALPDGNYELVDLGSRNGTLLNGKLVTRPVSLKDGDSIGIGSHTLVFRLPAPPVNIRYDDTPITGTVRLQKAAALLALGRSGEVTGKPSSSFRAVAPPPAQSIPVSAEELHLLKKRSQILSLFYDFNKRVAREFDKAAIYAEVARQVFEISNAGRLLIGKRGLDDQPMIEWATYRDDVTRAAYGKMPVSRSVIRKVMQERVSLLSRDMTDVKGTAILGIQSLMCVPMLGQEEGPLGVIYADSLHRDGFTEDDVDYLTGLASTVALTLESLMAHERLLHEEAARTAYRRFLPPHVVDQIMKDPDSLQLGGTNQVVTTLFADIRGFTTLSERKSPQEIVAILNNYFERAATAIFRHGGSLDKFIGDGIMALFGAPQPSERDPINAVQAAIALQEVIEQVNADLKARGSDLRLSIGIGINTGEVTAGYIGSRQRTDYTVIGDAVNLAARLESNAKPGEILIGETTAQCLKALLQTGFEFGEEEREFAFVPLGGLKVKGKLREVNVYRLLWGEELVSAKGEVDKRGDGDGEHTFFHSTAKNLVFVEHETLLRPRQGWATVRREPRRKLTVRVVVAGTDLSGRSFEQETETVDVSQSGACVRLAQPMAIPSPLTVSVPDYGWRGEAIVRTIARDEQGYLTGIEIIGQAPHW, encoded by the coding sequence ATGGAGTTTCCCAAACTGGTTGTGACGGGGCCAACGGCGAATGAGCGTGTGGACGAATGCCGGAAGTTTCCGCTGGTGATTGGGCGCGCCACCACCAGTGATGTCATTGTCGCGGATGAGCGGGCGTCCCGTTCGCACGCCAGGATTGAAGCCTTACCGGATGGGAACTACGAGTTGGTTGATCTGGGCAGCCGGAACGGCACGCTTCTCAATGGCAAGCTGGTGACGCGGCCGGTCTCTCTGAAGGATGGCGACAGCATTGGCATTGGCAGTCATACGTTGGTATTTCGGCTGCCGGCGCCGCCGGTGAACATTCGTTATGACGACACACCGATTACCGGGACGGTCCGCTTGCAGAAGGCGGCGGCACTGCTGGCGCTGGGGCGTTCGGGGGAGGTGACGGGGAAGCCGTCGAGCAGTTTCCGGGCCGTGGCACCGCCGCCCGCGCAGAGCATTCCGGTCAGCGCCGAAGAACTGCACCTTTTGAAAAAGCGCAGCCAGATTCTCAGTCTCTTTTACGACTTCAACAAACGGGTTGCGCGCGAGTTTGACAAAGCGGCCATCTATGCCGAGGTTGCCCGGCAGGTTTTTGAAATCTCGAATGCGGGGCGGCTGCTGATTGGCAAGCGGGGGTTGGATGATCAGCCGATGATTGAGTGGGCCACATACCGCGATGACGTCACGCGTGCGGCTTACGGGAAGATGCCTGTCAGCCGCAGTGTGATTCGGAAGGTGATGCAGGAGCGGGTTTCACTGCTGAGCCGGGACATGACGGACGTCAAGGGCACGGCCATTCTGGGCATCCAGTCTCTGATGTGTGTGCCGATGCTCGGTCAGGAAGAGGGTCCGCTGGGTGTGATTTATGCCGACAGTTTGCATCGGGATGGTTTTACGGAAGACGATGTGGATTACCTGACGGGTTTGGCTTCGACGGTGGCACTGACGTTGGAGAGCCTCATGGCCCATGAACGTCTCCTGCATGAAGAAGCCGCGCGAACGGCTTACCGGCGCTTTCTGCCGCCGCACGTTGTCGATCAGATTATGAAGGACCCGGACAGCCTGCAACTTGGCGGCACAAACCAGGTGGTGACGACGCTGTTTGCAGACATCCGGGGTTTCACCACGCTTTCCGAGCGCAAGTCGCCGCAGGAAATCGTTGCCATTTTGAACAACTACTTTGAACGGGCGGCGACGGCCATTTTTCGGCACGGGGGGTCGCTCGACAAGTTCATTGGCGACGGCATCATGGCGTTATTTGGGGCGCCTCAGCCCAGTGAGCGTGACCCAATCAATGCTGTCCAAGCGGCGATTGCCCTGCAGGAAGTCATCGAGCAGGTCAATGCCGACCTAAAAGCTAGGGGATCAGACCTGCGGTTGAGTATTGGCATCGGCATCAACACCGGGGAGGTGACGGCGGGTTACATTGGTTCCCGCCAGCGTACGGATTACACCGTCATTGGAGATGCCGTGAACCTGGCGGCGCGGTTGGAGTCCAATGCCAAACCGGGTGAAATCCTGATTGGGGAGACAACCGCCCAGTGTTTGAAGGCGTTGCTTCAGACCGGTTTTGAGTTTGGGGAAGAGGAACGGGAGTTTGCTTTTGTTCCGCTGGGTGGTTTGAAGGTCAAGGGAAAGCTGCGGGAGGTCAACGTGTATCGCCTTTTGTGGGGCGAGGAACTCGTTTCAGCGAAAGGTGAGGTGGACAAGCGGGGCGATGGCGATGGCGAACACACGTTTTTTCACAGCACGGCAAAAAACCTGGTGTTTGTGGAACATGAGACACTTTTGCGGCCCCGTCAGGGGTGGGCGACAGTGCGGCGTGAACCGCGCCGGAAGCTTACGGTCCGGGTGGTTGTTGCTGGAACGGACCTCAGCGGCCGGTCTTTTGAGCAGGAAACGGAGACGGTGGATGTCAGCCAGTCAGGTGCCTGTGTTCGGCTGGCGCAGCCGATGGCCATTCCATCACCGCTCACCGTTTCGGTGCCGGATTATGGTTGGCGTGGAGAGGCGATTGTACGGACGATTGCCCGGGATGAACAGGGGTATCTGACCGGCATCGAGATTATCGGCCAGGCCCCGCACTGGTAG
- a CDS encoding lipopolysaccharide assembly protein LapB, translated as MSTASFKTFVLGLVVGALGGYGLGHWLPLGGAAGAGASPPAPDGRPAATAVAPPLTPDQSRGALPATHPPLTTAGGPSASPAVRAACQSADADPGNYLAQMDAAAALYRAGNFAGALDYAQRARHLRPDSVDALLAVGVSQAELEQYDAAAKTLAQAVERRPDDADIRTELAYVHLRRKDFRAALAEAERAHRLAAHAERTLEIIVQSALALGEKARAKAALDRLAAVNPGNPRLAELARALAAATPTAKEKPS; from the coding sequence GTGAGTACGGCTTCCTTCAAAACCTTTGTCCTTGGGTTGGTGGTGGGCGCGCTGGGCGGCTACGGACTGGGGCACTGGCTGCCATTGGGCGGAGCTGCCGGAGCGGGGGCGTCGCCACCAGCGCCGGACGGCCGGCCAGCAGCAACAGCGGTCGCGCCACCATTGACGCCGGACCAGAGCCGCGGTGCCCTTCCGGCCACGCATCCACCACTTACCACGGCTGGTGGCCCCAGTGCCTCGCCAGCGGTCAGGGCGGCTTGTCAGTCGGCCGATGCCGATCCGGGCAACTACTTGGCGCAGATGGATGCGGCAGCGGCACTGTACCGAGCGGGAAACTTTGCCGGGGCGCTCGACTACGCCCAGCGGGCGCGCCACCTGCGCCCCGACAGTGTGGATGCCCTTCTGGCCGTTGGTGTCTCACAGGCTGAGCTGGAGCAATACGACGCAGCGGCAAAAACGCTGGCCCAGGCCGTCGAGCGGCGTCCTGACGATGCCGACATCCGTACCGAACTGGCCTACGTTCACCTGCGGCGAAAAGACTTTCGGGCGGCCCTGGCCGAGGCCGAACGCGCCCACCGTCTGGCAGCCCATGCGGAGCGGACGCTTGAAATCATCGTCCAGTCCGCGCTGGCGCTGGGAGAGAAGGCGCGGGCCAAAGCGGCGCTCGACCGCCTGGCGGCCGTCAACCCTGGCAATCCCCGCCTGGCTGAACTGGCCCGGGCGCTGGCGGCAGCCACGCCCACGGCGAAAGAAAAACCGTCATGA
- a CDS encoding cytochrome c3 family protein produces MDTSLRLRSSVRLGIVVLFALLGGWLAACSRHTPEARPPKPIQADTFEIGPLTPVVISPTKDLTKFLHADHTEQVDARLTCNYCHGVEANLQKLAQYADNPKEANKPPYPGHASCMACHMAEFTQTRPTPVADKGADKGGRGEPSGQWSAMCYVCHQQVGLDREGVNAMDAFPGRLSHNVIFTAEQHREHMAYAYPSDLPDQKRAGQKMDDKTCRDCHGVLPHPQPGVTFEAHTTCYACHRTSEYRPPALGTKSEVPPGALASGACNTCHVTTTKLEELRPLAAKMQGVRSYSFKFTHATHQQGKCTDCHNLNGTYANQVGTPRAKQHLTGTRSAVGQGCFSCHDGKRAFGDLDANGQATQAHCLKCHVPSQLGPLFGTPTAALSPSPEPGPVPNLARR; encoded by the coding sequence ATGGACACCTCACTCCGCCTTCGTTCGTCCGTACGCCTGGGCATTGTCGTCCTGTTCGCGCTCCTGGGGGGGTGGCTCGCCGCCTGCTCGCGCCACACACCCGAAGCACGCCCGCCGAAACCGATTCAGGCCGACACTTTCGAGATCGGGCCGCTGACGCCGGTGGTGATTTCGCCTACCAAGGACCTGACGAAGTTTCTGCACGCAGACCACACGGAGCAGGTGGATGCGCGGCTGACCTGCAACTACTGCCACGGCGTCGAGGCGAATCTGCAAAAGCTGGCGCAGTACGCCGACAACCCCAAAGAAGCCAACAAACCACCCTATCCCGGTCATGCCAGTTGCATGGCCTGCCACATGGCGGAGTTCACCCAGACCCGACCGACGCCGGTGGCCGACAAGGGGGCCGACAAAGGTGGACGTGGTGAACCGTCCGGGCAATGGTCGGCGATGTGCTACGTGTGCCACCAGCAGGTGGGTCTCGACCGGGAAGGCGTCAACGCCATGGACGCCTTCCCGGGACGGCTCAGCCACAATGTCATCTTCACGGCGGAACAGCACCGGGAACACATGGCCTATGCCTATCCGTCCGATCTGCCCGACCAGAAACGGGCCGGGCAGAAGATGGATGACAAAACCTGCCGGGACTGTCACGGCGTGCTGCCCCATCCCCAACCGGGGGTGACCTTCGAGGCGCACACAACCTGTTATGCCTGCCACCGGACGAGCGAGTACCGGCCGCCGGCCCTGGGCACGAAAAGCGAGGTTCCGCCGGGGGCGCTGGCTTCCGGCGCGTGCAACACCTGCCATGTGACAACGACCAAGCTGGAGGAACTGCGGCCGCTCGCGGCCAAAATGCAGGGCGTGCGGTCGTACTCGTTCAAGTTCACCCACGCCACCCACCAGCAGGGCAAGTGCACCGACTGCCACAACCTCAACGGCACCTATGCCAACCAGGTTGGCACGCCGCGCGCCAAACAGCACTTGACCGGAACGCGCTCGGCCGTGGGGCAGGGATGCTTCAGTTGCCACGACGGCAAGCGCGCCTTCGGCGACCTGGACGCCAACGGACAGGCCACCCAGGCCCACTGCCTGAAGTGTCACGTACCCTCCCAGCTCGGCCCCCTGTTCGGCACACCGACGGCCGCCCTCAGCCCGTCGCCGGAACCGGGCCCGGTTCCGAACCTGGCCCGGCGGTGA